Genomic DNA from Ictidomys tridecemlineatus isolate mIctTri1 chromosome 6, mIctTri1.hap1, whole genome shotgun sequence:
TTTATATACATGTAGAGttccacaatttattttttttaattttttttcttttgaagtactGAGGACTCAGTCCAGGACCTTTCATGTGCTTAGCAAGCACTGTATTTAGCTACACTCTCCCGCCCCActacacaatttattttaaaggcCCTTTTTGGTCTGTTTTGGTGAAGACAATTACCTAATCACAACATACTGTTTCCTAcaattacattaatttttttttaaaaaaagggcagATGCTCATGAGTCCTTCTCATAAATACTGGAAGCATTTAAACCCCACAGAATCACCGTAAAGTATTATCATTTGCTATCCCCCCAAAGCACACTAACAGGcaaataaacatttctataaTATCCTCAATCTACTGAAAAGATAGTTAGCATGTTAATTATGTTCTAAAAATGGTACGACTGACCTAACAAAGCTCATGTAAAATCTCATTAAGACAATACACTAACAGCTATCAGAGTTATATGTGGTCACtaggttttaaatttattttccatatccaCTGTCAGGAGATATGTCACATTGATAAGATGACAGATGAAAGTAGATATCCAACCTTCCATATAAACCAGGGCTGAGACCAAACAGATTTAAAGACTACTCATTCCACCAAGATACAGAACCAGACTTTAATCACATTCAAACCTCAAAGCCAAAACTGTCCAGAGTGGTGGACACCAAGACATTTCCTCTTACCCCATTCAACCTGACTACCTTCACATAAGCATTCCTCCTCCTACACTACACTGCTGCTACTTCACTTTACCCTGTTTTTCATGCCCTGGACAAATAACAGAAAAACATCATTCGAAATgtaatggtggcacatgcctgtaatcccagctatttacaagtccctgtctcaaaaataaaaaggactagggatatggtgcagtggtatagtgctcccagcactgcaaagccccaaacaacaacaacaattaaaacaaaaacaaaaactcttgaCACAATCTACTTCTATCACAGTTAGCCATTTCAAAGGAATTTAACCAAAATTAGGTGAGCAGCAGGGGATGAACATCCACCATGCACAAACGGTCATTTGAAAAGATTGTAGGTTTAACAATGGCTAGGATACACCTAAGACCCTAAggaaaaaacagatgaaaatgcTATAGAAGTGCATTTCCTCAAACAAGGTAGTTGGTTTAGTGACTTATACAACAGCCCTTTTTTAGGTCTGGGAGGGCTATccgcaggaggatggtgagttcaaaggcagcctcagcaacttagtaaggccctaagcaactcagcaagaccctgtttctaaatataaaaaaggggtgaggaagtggctcagtgattaagtgctcctgggttcaatccctagtaccaaaaaaaaaaaaaaaaaagttactagcCATGTGTGGTagctcatgcctgtcatcccaactacttggaaggctgaggcaggaggatctcaaatttgaaaccagcttcagcaattcagtgagaaaataattctcaaaataaaaaggggtggggaggttgctcagtggtagaacacttacctagcatgtatgaggacctgggttcaattcccaagacCAACAAAGGGATGTGGGGGTGTGAGGAAGCTATCTTTGGAcagtatttaatcttttttttttttttttttttttttttgagagagagattgaatgagagagagaattttaacatttattttttagttctcggcagacacaacatctttgtttgtatgcggtgctgaggatccaacccgggccgcacgcatgccaggtgagcacgctaccgcttgagccacatccccagccccagtatttaATCTTAATGAAACATGAGCCCCACAGTATATATATGAAAGGGGTGGACTAACTACTGACTTAAAGTGTAAAGACGGAGACTTTAATTGTACTAGTGGAGACTTAATTGTACTAATAATTCTAATTAGTACTGTTACTATTTATTAGTGCTTTCTGAGACTACCTTGTCTCTGTTTTATGATTTTGTAGAATTCAGATTTTCCATGAATATATACTCAGTATTACAGCAGACAATCTGCAGAAGATGCAGCCACTGGCTCTGGGAAGTTAAAAGCTAATTACAGCACCAAGTCCAATGGCAGAGTAGTAGTCAGATTTTAGGACCGATAATGTCTCTCTTGCAACTGTGCCTAGATTCCATCCAGGATCAAGTCATTTCTATTTCTCATCTTGGCAGTATTCCCATTTTGCTGGTGTATTCATGCTTAAATAAATCTAAACTCTAAATGTCCTTTGTTCAAAACTAAGAGTTCCTATCTAACAAGTCCTTAGCCTTACATTTAAGGCACtctatgttttatgttttaactATTCCTTGTTTTTTGGTATCCCAAGCTGTAGCATTATAGATCACAGTCCCAAGTCTTACTGTTTGGGATGCTTGGTCCTTTTCCTGCATTCTGAAATGACTCACTTTGGATGTGAATCCCAGAGCACCTGAAAGCACTTTTATCTTACTGTACTTCCCTTTTAATCAGTCATTTGTCTAACCTGCCACTACAGGATATGAATTGAGACTTCATCTTTGCACTGTTCAAactatatatatgcaaatatgctCAAAGTTAACCAATTTTCAGTTACCTATTTGTAAAGGTGTTGGCCTCTTTCACTAAACAAGCACAGTCTAcaggaaaattattttgtgaGCTTGTTTCAAAGCCCAACTGCCCAAACTGAAGGTGGTTCTccacagaaataattttctagAGAGGCTGATTGAATAAATCTAAGACTTTGAAGCAATACATCTGGCctctaaatgaatttttttttttttaattttttggtactgaggatttaacccaggggcagtttACTACTTACTGACCTACATCATGACCTTTTTtgtgagacagtcttgctaaattgctaaggctggtcatgaatttggaatcctcctgcttcatcctcccaagttgttgggattacactAGTTGGCTCTAAAGGCATCTGTGACCTTGGGACAAGTTACCTATTTTCTTCCTGTATAAATTCTAATACTTATTTACCTCACAGGgcagaataaagataaaaatgagaaaaaaaaataaagccaccctcaaaaaaaaaaaaaaaaaaaaagactctgctATCGGAACAATCTTCTTTCCAGAACCACCTGTTCTAAAGAACTTACTGAGAACTCCCTCAGTACCAGGAGAACCAGATGTGAGCTCTACACAGCTTTTTGTGGTCAAATAGCAATTACTTTTATTTCAACTTATACTCATCCtcaaaatatgcatttaaatgtCCTCACCAGATCTAGATGTTCTTAATCCAGCACAAGGAAACATTAGTTAGAGAGGTGGGTATAAGCTGGTTTGCATCCTATTCTTGGAAGGCAAGCAATGTAATTTCAACAGAGTGGAAGCAAATTCAGTGTTCCTGGACATCTTACTAAAAGTTTTGCTAGAGTTTACTCTGTAATTACCATGTAACAGAGTCTCAACTGTACACAGCCAAAGAAATGAAGAGTTTGAAGAGCTAAAACAGATGTTAAAGTTGGCTTTACATTTTACTTCAGAGAATTTCAGAGTCTTCCCTCTGTATATCCTCTATCAAGCTGATTCACTGGTTTCTCAATCTACAGATTATTACTTACAAAGTTTTACACAATGGCATCTCTAATATATTCACCAAATCTTATCCCTTACTTCATTTTATCTAACAGAGCTAGTCTATTTACTCAACTACAGGCTATGAATTTGGTagttattttacaaaaaaaataatctccCCCGCCCACCCTGGCAgtgatggggatcaaacccagggcctctttcCAGGTAGGAAAGAGCTCTACCACGGAGATATACCCCTGGACCAAGGATAAACAATTTTCAAGCATAAAAACAACCCACTTATCTGCTAAGGAAATTCTTGAAGCTCTTGTCAGACTATGTTACCATATACAATATGGATCATTTTGACTTCCTCCATCTCCCATATATTCCCTtagggacttaaaaaaaaaattaacaaagtctGAATTTTCAAGTTCACATTATGGCAAGACTTCAAAGATAACACTTTCAGAAAGACTTTGAAGCTCAGTCTCACAAAAtctcactcattcaacaaatgtgtGCATCTAATTGCTATTGGCCAGTCCCTTGTAGGAGCCCAGCATCAGAAGTACGGATTGGGCACCGAATTCTGACTCTACCACTTTCTAACTGTGTCATTTGGGCAAAGCATTTATGCTCTGTACTGTCTTCCTCACCTCTAACAGGAAAAACCAGTATTACCTACAAGTGTTAAAGGGATTACATGTAACAAACTTTCCTCTGGCTGTACCTAGCACATTGTAAACTCTCAACTAAGAATATGAtcataaaataagccagacaagaTCCTTGATTCTTACTGTGATCACTGTTAGCTATATTCTTCTACAAAGTATGTGTTCCTCCAATATgatccttctttttaaaaacctaattttttttttggtagtacacAGTTGATGCTTGTTGGCTTTGTTCATTCTGCAAATGTTAGAGATCCTACTCCTGGTAGTTTCTAATTCTATGTAGATTCATCTGAAAGACACTGGTTTTCTCTAGAAACACCTTCAGAATTTAGGTTTAACATTTAAAGGACTCCAAAAGAGCACTGATGAACCAACCCAAAGGTTGATTAGCCCTAAAGGCAATagtgtctttaaaataaaaaaaggggagtggggagggtgGCAAAAGTTTAAAGGCAAATGATTTTTTGTTAGCAAGAACTAACCACTGAGTGTATACTATAAGTCATACTTACCAGAACTATAGAGACTAGTAATAAGGAAGCCATTAAATTCCCATCTCCAGCTTTAGCCTGGTATTTTATTGGTCACAATTATGGAAACATAAATCTGAATGTTAACTTTTCTCCTATCAAATCATTTTTAGAACGATAGTGTTAAAATTTTTCATCAGCTACCAAGTGGCTTATTGCCCTAAGCAAATTCAAAACAGtgagctattttaaaattaagtaaacgtaagtgaaataagtaaaaaCCGCTCTTCTGGGAACCCCCCCCCCAACCCGCCCCAGCCTATGAACCCAAAGCTGAGGAGTTATGTAGCAGACCGACTGCTTGCTCCTGGAGAAGACCGCTCTTTTCCAGATGTCAAGCCAAACAGCAAAGTAAAGAAGCCTTGATAAATATGCTAAGACTAGCAGTTATTGTCTGAAAATGGCAACTTTCCCCATTTCTAGTttattttagtcctttgggtGACATCCGACATCTTTCAGTACCCACCTTTCTGCATCAGAAAAACTTTTAAGAGGCCATTTTTAAAAACGAAGTATAATTATGCCAACTGTATCTGAGCTCAGGGGTCCACTTGACTAGACCGAAGGCGATTTCGCTTTAAAGCCCGGGGAGGACCTGCTACTTGTTCCACAAACCAACCTAGATTTAATCCGAAACTGCAAGCTGCAGTAACGtggaaaggaaatataaaaggaagGGCCCAGCTGCAACACGCCATTTCTGCCCTCCGTTAGCACCAGAGGTTTATCCAGCTTTAAGCTCAACTCGCACGTTAAGATGGTGACTCGAGCTAGGTGAGACTTTCCCGGGGGCCAGGAGGCGCTTCGGCTTCCCGTCCTCACGCGGGCCCCGACGGAGAGGGCCGGACTGGGCGAGCCCCTTTGTCTCCGCAATCAGccgggagaaaggaaggaaggagggtgggagggagcagCGAGAGGCTCCAATCGCCCCGGCGCGGCGCAGACCGAGGGTCGGCGGGGACCCGGCGAAGGACCACCCGCCCGCTGCCCCCGAGGCCCCGCGGAGCGCAGCGTGCGCCGGCCGCTCACCTCGTCCTCCTGCTCGCTCCGGAAGCACAGGCACGCCGCCCGCTTCTTGAAGCCCTCGCGGTCATAGGTCCGCGTCTGGTTGGGCTTGAACTTCATCATAGAGGCGGGCTCTTGCTGCCGAGGCTGCTCCGGCCGCCGCCGAGGGGGCCCGGCCGCCGCCACCCCGCCGGGGAGTAGGGGCGAGGGCGAGTCGGTGGCTCGGCGCGCCGGTAGAAAGGCGGCGGCGCGGGGAGTGGCAGCGAGGCCGGTTAGTCCCGGGGCCGACGGCCGCTCGGACGCGGTGCAGGACGCGAGCGCGGGTCACTGGAGCCCGGGTGCCGGGATGGAAGCGCCGCCTCTGCCCCGGCGTCCGCCTTTCTCCATGGAGCCCGCCGCCTCTCGCCTGCGCTCCTCCTGTCGCCGCCGTCAGGGGGAAGAGCGAGGCTCGAGGCTCGAGGCTCGCGCCACGCGGAGACAGTTGCGAGGACTCGCGCGGACAGAGCAGCAGCGCTGCGGCGGCTGCGCGCCGCCCCCTCCACCACTATTTAAGCGGCCCTGCGCGCCACCGCCCCCCGCGCGCGCCATCCTGCGCGCGCCACCGCGCCTGCGTGTCCGGACCGTTGCGGCGGGGCGGGGCCTCGTCCTCCCGGGGGCGGGGCTGCGCGCTCTAGGACTCGGGTTCTGAGGGGCCTCGGGGCTGGGGCTAGATCGAGCGTGGAGTGACCGTGCCTCCGTGCAATGACAGTAAATGGAAGGAAGCCaagacccctccctccctccgtatTTACAAGGGTCCTCCCGCGACTTTCCTCTGAGGACCctaaatattttctcctcaaGAGGGGAGCTAAGTACACTCAGCCCCTGCAAAGTTGCACACTGGTCAGGAAATGCCAGACGCACCGCAGCGACTGTAGAGGCTCCGCGGTGACCATAGAGTCGTAAAGGCCTAGAAAGGTTGAGACTTTCATTAagggtttcttttcttcttctttttatttcccccCCAAAACGGGAGAAGGGCAAATTTCCTGAttaactgtttttcttctttctttcgtCTCCTTCTCTTTGCTTGGGATAGTTCGCGTTCTCTTTTAGAGTCAGCTCAAGCTTAATCATGGTTTTGAAAATTGTTCTGTTCCCCCCACTTTGTCTTACCCTCCAGAAGTGGTATCTGTTAGTTCTAGTTAATGGCTATCATTTACTGTTTTTCCTGTGTGTCTCCTTCTAAGTAACAGGCACAGTTGGGTGCTGAGGCCACAAACACTGAATAACTGGAATTTGTTGCTATTTGGCAACTTGCAGTCTTAGGGACTTGAGGCAAACAACTTCAAAATTTCAGTGTCATAGAAGCCCTGAGAAAGAAGGCCTTGTATTAAAGAACCCCTTAACCCACCCCTACCCCTCCTTCCACAGAGGCCTTCCATGCTTAGGTCTTTGcacatctgtttctttttcattcttggaGCCTCCTGTGTGCCAAGCGCTGGCATCTAACAAaacaagtcagaaaaaaaaaaaaataagtcagccTCTGCCCTTCCAGGTACTTAGGGACTTTAGAGCAGACAGTCAAATGTTAATCACAAGGGTTCCTATAAAACACCAATGTGCTGAGGTGGCAGGTGGTAGAGAGAGGGAGATTTAGCCAAATctggaaaacaaaaaacttcctGGGGTAGTGGGGAGCCCTGCATgaggtggagggggaggaggagaagaaggacttgAGAAGAGCCAGAGGTGATGAACTTTCAAGGTAAAGGGAACTGGGATTTATGCAAAAGCTAGTGGGGGAGGGAGTGAGAAGAGCtctaagaaattaaagaaaaaagaaagaaagaaagaaagctgggagcagtggtgcacacctgtgatttcagtagtttgggaggctgaggcaggaggagcactagttcaaagtcagcccctgcaatttaggaagaccctctctcaaaatataaagtaaaaaggactggggatttagctcagtggtaaagcacctctgggttcaacccccaggaccAAATAAGAAAAAGCCAGTGTGGctgaagagagggagggaagctgGTTCCACCTCAGACAAGCAGCACAGAACCAGACAAGGGGGCGGGGGGAACCCTTGGAAAACTGGATCAGAGTACTGGCCTTCCCCTTTTAAACTCTGACTTTCTTTTTGAGACTCCTGCATCTAACTCATCCTACCTACTGAAACTAACAGATGCAAGTTTATAGAATGAGTTAATGTTGAATAAGTGGTTTGAGGAATGGGGCTTCACCACAATTAAAAATCAAGCCTGTACAGAGACATTTTCTAAGCCTTAGCTTTCTTATTGAAGTCACGTGAAGTTTAACTATTTCCGGAATTTACAAGCAGAAGCAGAACACATCTAACTGGGGATTCCAGTACAGCtaatatgcaaatattattcTTAGATAATTGGTTCACATTGATAAAGTGATTAACCTAATTTTGGGGGgaaggttctggggattgaaataggggtactttgccactgagccacatccctagtcctttgttgttgttgtttttgagatagACTCTTTCAGTTGtacagactgaccttgaacttgttatcttcctgcctcagtctcccaaattgctgggattacagctagagaggctgaggcaggaggacagtaaACTCAAGAtcagcctgaacaatttagcaaaatcctgtctcaaaataaacagtaaaagccaggcagggtggtgtgtgcctataatcccagagactgggaaggttgaggcaggaggatcacaaattcaaggccagcttcagcaattttgtgaggacctaagcaatttagggaggccctatttcaaaataaaaaatgaaaaggaccacCGGGAATGTGGCTGAGTAGATAAGcatcctggggttcaatccctggcaccaaaaatacataaataaaaaattttatttttacatttgggtatgg
This window encodes:
- the LOC144378573 gene encoding uncharacterized protein LOC144378573 — protein: MEAPPLPRRPPFSMEPAASRLRSSCRRRQGEERGSRLEARATRRQLRGLARTEQQRCGGCAPPPPPLFKRPCAPPPPARAILRAPPRLRVRTVAAGRGLVLPGAGLRALGLGF